In Pirellula sp. SH-Sr6A, the DNA window CAACGCCGTATGTTGCAGACTGAACTGGCTAGGCAGTCTGGCGGGGGGATGTTCACGCTTGCGAAGATCGGGCGACCTCGATGAACGTCCTAGATCGCATTATCGGTTACGTTTCTCCAACGGCAGGTCTCAGACGCGCACAAGCTCGAAAAGTATTGCAGCGAAGCTACGCTGGCGCGGAATCGAACCGTCTAACATCAGGCACCAAACCAAAGAACCAATCAGCCGACCAAGAACTGATGGGTCCGTATGGTGCTGACGCCATGCGTGCTTGGGCTCGCTCGATGGTTCGAAATAATGCTTACGCATGGAACGTTGTTGATACCATTGTTTCAAACGTCATCGGTGACGGAATCACGCTCCAAAGCGTGTACGAAACCAAGGATGGCGAAGACGTAGAAGACGTTAACGAGTCGCGGGAAAAGCTATGGGCTGAATGGTGCGAAGTCGCAGACATCAACGGGCAGTTGACCTTTGCGGAAATCCAGGTAATCGCACAGCGAGAGATTGTCGAGGCTGGCGAAGTTCTCATTCGGAAGATTCGGACTCCCGGCAAAGAGTATCGCGGAATTACCCGCCCTGTTCCGTTGGCATTGGAGTTGATCGAAGCCGACCGTCTATCCTTAGAGCGCGACACGTACAAGTCGTCGATGGCGCGTGCGGAAGGAAACCGAGTAGTACGTGGAATCGAGGTTGATCAGAAAGGTAGACCTGTAGCGTACTGGATCTACCAGCAACACCCGAACAGCCCGTACAGCGTTGGTAACCAAGTTCCTGAGCGAGTTCCAGCGGATGAAGTGATTCATCTTTTCCGACTGGACAGAATCGGTCAAACTCGCGGCGTTAGTTGGTTTGCTCCTGTGATGTCTCCAATGCGAGACCTGGGAATCTACATCGACAACGAACTGCAAGCATCTGCTGTCGCGTCTTGCTTTGGAGTAGTGGTTAAGACAAACACTCCGAGCCGTGGATTACAGAATCCCACTGGCGATGAGTCGACGGACAACAACGGAAACACGCTTGAATATCTTGAGCCAGGGATGGTAACAAGGATCGGCGTTGAAGAGTCCATCGAAGTTATCAACCCATCGCGACCTAACAGCGCAGCGGAGCCGTGGATTTCTCTGATGCTTCGCGGTATTGCTGCTGGCACTGGCACCAATTACGAAGCGGTTGCAAAAGACTTCTCGAACACTTCGTACAGTTCCAGCCGAACTAGCAAGCTGGAAGATCGCACTCGATACAAGCGATGGCAAAACTACATGGTTTGGCATCTTTGCCAACCAGTCTGGGACGAGTTCTGCAACAAGGCTGCCGTTGTGAACGCAGAGAACTTTCCTACGTCATCCGAACTACTAGAAGACCGCCGTGGTGTTGCTCCAGTTGAATGGCAATTGCCTGAGCAAGAATGGGTCGATCCGGCAGCAGAGCAAACAGCCGCGCAGCAATCCATCGATCGTTACATGTCGACTTACCAAGACGAGCTTGGCTCGCGTGGTCGGTCCTGGCGTGCGACCTTCTACCAAGCGAGCAAGGAAAAGAAACTTCGCATGAAGCTCGGTTTGCTGACTTCGGAGGAGCAGACCGCGCAGATGATGGCCGCTCAAACCGGAGCATCGGGGCCAGCGGATGAAGTGCGAGCAGAAGAAGACGCAGAGGGAGCGACCGGCGAATGGATGGGACTCTCTCGCTTGCAATGGAACAGAAACCGCAAGGCCCTCCAAGATGTGCTCAATGGCCTCTCGGACGGATCAATGTCTCCAGCCCTTGCGAGAGCACAACTCAGCATGATCGGACTGACGGAAAAGAACATCGAGGCGATCGTCGCAGATGCCTCGGATGGAACGGTAGACAACCCAATTCCTGCGGAGGATGTCGCCAGTGAATAAATCCGCATTGATCAAAAGACGCAAAGACTTGGACGCGAGAAAGCCTGTTGTGTTCGCCGGTGGCTCTGTCATCAAGAGGCAGTTCCAGTCACTCACCGATGGTCTCGCCGTGATCGCCACGGAGAACCCTGTTGAGCATTTGCATCCAGAAAACAAGAAGCCGATCGTCCATGTCCTTGAAATGGCTGGTTGCGAGATGCGGCCAGGGAATCACTCGATCCCGATCGTTGACTCGCACGACGATACGACCGTTCACAACGTCTTCGGATCGCTCAAAGATATTTCGATCGTAGGGTCTGAGTTCCAAGCGCGTCCACTATTCGCGAGCGATCCAGAGTCGCAAAAGATCGCGACGCGATACGAAGAGGGACACCTTACCGACTTCTCGATTACCGCCGAGACGCTGGAAGCCTTTGAGCTTTCTCCTGGGCGTACTTACACGACACAAGCGGGCACTCTTGTTGAAGGCCCTGCGATCATCGTTTCCCGTTGGCGACCAATGAACGCAACGTTATGCGTTACAGGCGCTGACAACTATTCCTATGTCAAACGGTCTTTTGCAGACCAAAGGAGAGAACTTATGGACGGTAGCCAGATGGCGAAGTTGTCCTCTATGGGTCTGCCAGAAGGCGTTACCGACCCAACCGAAATCCTTTCTTGGTTGATGACCAAGATGGAGATGGAACCAGTTGAACAGGCTGCACCTGTTGAAAACATGTCGACGGAAAACCCTGTAGTAGAAAACATGCAGCAAGCAGAGGCTGCACCTGCCGAATCGCCTGTTGCACCTGTTGAGAAGGTCGAGAACAGCATGGGAAATCAGAAAATCGAACGCAGCAAGCAAGACGCAGAGTTGCAAATCAAACGTGCACTCGATGCCGATGCTGCACGCCGAAAAGAAATTCAAGCCGCCGTCAAGCTCGCAAGGATTGAGCGTTCCTTTGCAGACGAGCTTTGCGATGGCTTTGTAAGTGTTTCTGACGCTCGAAAAAGGATCATTGAACGTATGGCAACTGAACCATTAGGAACGTCGGTCGGTGCTGACGTTCGGATCACTGAGAGCGCAGACGACAAGTTCGCCAGTGCCGTAAGTGCCGGGATCATCATGCGAAGCCATAACAAGGCTTCCAAGAAGTTGAAACTGGAAGGAGGTCAAGATTTCGTCAACAAGCCATTGGACGAAATCGCACGCGAATGTTTGCTTCGAAGCGGAGCAAAGATCGAGCGAATGTCGAGGAAGGATGTTGTTCTGGCCGCGATGGGTAACCCTCGCGTTCTCAAGAATCACAACATCCTGATGCGGTCCGCGTACCACACCACTGGCAGCTTCCCGAACATCCTCTTGGATGCAATCAATAAGTCGCTTCTGGCTGAGTACGAAGAAGCACCATACACCTGGAGCATGTGGGCGCGTCAAGCTGCTTCTGTTCCAGACTTGAAGACTATTTACCGTACTCGGATAAGCGAATTCCCGAACCTGGAAATGGTTCCGGAAAACGCGAAGTACCCAGAAAACCGAATGAGCGATTCGAAAGAGTCGTACCAGATCAGCAAGTACGGTGCAGAGTTTACGGTCTCTTGGGAAACAATCATCAATGATGATTTGGACGCCATCAGCCGAACGACCGCGAAAATGGGTGTTGCTGCACGACGCACGCAAAACGCGTTGGTCTATAGCGTTCTGACCTCGAACCCAACAATGGGCGACGGTAACGCACTGTTCAGCTCCAGCCATGCTTCTGGCGATAACACGTCTGGAAGTGCAGCGGCTCCAGCCGTGGCGACACTCAACGCAGGGTTCCTCAAAATGCGAAAGCAAACTGGTCTCAACACCAGTGCTATTCTCAACATCGAGCCTCGCTACTTGATTGTGCCGGTCAACTACGAAGCGACAGCAATGCAGCTTCTTGGCTCGTTCTCCGACCCTGTTGTAGGTGGTAGTGCTGCTGGTAACAGCAATACGCTGAACATCTACGGACCAGGCGGACAACGTAAGAACCTAACGCTTGTTGCCGAGCCTCTTTTGGACGCTGCAAGCTCCACGAATTGGTACTTGGCTGCCGATCCTTCGCAGGTCGATACCGTCGAAATCACCTTCCT includes these proteins:
- a CDS encoding phage portal protein encodes the protein MNVLDRIIGYVSPTAGLRRAQARKVLQRSYAGAESNRLTSGTKPKNQSADQELMGPYGADAMRAWARSMVRNNAYAWNVVDTIVSNVIGDGITLQSVYETKDGEDVEDVNESREKLWAEWCEVADINGQLTFAEIQVIAQREIVEAGEVLIRKIRTPGKEYRGITRPVPLALELIEADRLSLERDTYKSSMARAEGNRVVRGIEVDQKGRPVAYWIYQQHPNSPYSVGNQVPERVPADEVIHLFRLDRIGQTRGVSWFAPVMSPMRDLGIYIDNELQASAVASCFGVVVKTNTPSRGLQNPTGDESTDNNGNTLEYLEPGMVTRIGVEESIEVINPSRPNSAAEPWISLMLRGIAAGTGTNYEAVAKDFSNTSYSSSRTSKLEDRTRYKRWQNYMVWHLCQPVWDEFCNKAAVVNAENFPTSSELLEDRRGVAPVEWQLPEQEWVDPAAEQTAAQQSIDRYMSTYQDELGSRGRSWRATFYQASKEKKLRMKLGLLTSEEQTAQMMAAQTGASGPADEVRAEEDAEGATGEWMGLSRLQWNRNRKALQDVLNGLSDGSMSPALARAQLSMIGLTEKNIEAIVADASDGTVDNPIPAEDVASE